Part of the Raphanus sativus cultivar WK10039 unplaced genomic scaffold, ASM80110v3 Scaffold3949, whole genome shotgun sequence genome, CTTTACGGCCTTAGGATCAGACTGAACCGAAGCTCTATTCTCCAAAATTGAACAAGCCTTAgagattagttttgtttttggcaGCACTTTTTTTGGAGAGTAATGCTTGATTACACCAAACTGAACCATCAATCTATGCTTTAAGGCATGTCCAATTTATGAAGTCCCTTCTGCTCTTCTCAAACCATTTCGGCACCCCTCTTTTTAGGTTCAAATACACGAGATTTAGTTGTTCTTTATCCCCATATCCATTGCTGTAAGAACTTCTCCATTGCCATTGATTCATCCGCCAAAGGAAGCTCTTCATCAACCAGTATTGTTCTctttgaaatgattttgaaCTTGAATCTCGCCATGACTTAGGACTCTTAGTTAGCAGCCTCGTATTTTCTTCCAAACCCAAATAAGGCTCTTCTTCCATAGCATAGCAACATAACTACCACTAAGAAGATCCATCACGCCTCTGTTCTTTCCAGTCCAAAACATAGCTTTGACTACATAGAACAACTCGTGCTCTAAATGCCCTTTCAATCTCTGATCCCACATCACATCACATTCGTGAGAATTGGCACTTCTAAATCATGATAATTGGACAACGACGTATGAGAACATGCTACTAACAAATCAAGTTCTCCAGACTTGATTCCCTGCCAACACGTACTACACTGCCGTTGCACTAAGCTCGTCAATCTACCGCAAGCGTTACCTTCTCTAACTCTTTCCACTGATCATGTTTAGTAACTACTCCACCAGGTTTGTACTTAAAGTTCCACGATTTGAGACACATTTTTGTTGCTAGCGTCAAAACCTGATCCTTTCTAAACTTTTGTAGAAATGTAACTCTTGCGGTAGATTGACGAGCTtagttcacatcttcttcttaCCGATGTAGAAGTACAATAGTTTTGACAAGAGTTGGGTTTTCTATTAAGATATCAACTTTGTACAGAGACCTAACACTAATTAAGTAGAAAGATGTGAACTCTATGGGGTTTTTTCTAATGCAAAGGTGTCACCACCACCTGTTTTAGAATTGAATTGTTGACAGGTGGCTCGTTTAGTGGGAGTGACAACAGCAATGACGTAAGCGCTCGCCAATATTGACTCtctaaaattttgtatttatgtatataaactGTATTTTAGCTGAAACATAATACTATATAGAAGCTTTAGTTGATGTCTTACTCCACCATCCTCAGCCACAACAGCTTCCTCTCTCTCGCTACAAAGTTCACTACTCGTGGATCTCGTCAACATCATCGCAATCCACTCGTGAGTCTTATATGTTTTGTGTTTGATCTGAGTACTGATTTCTAGACAAAATTTTCCAACTTTTTATCCcttgttttgtttgtgtgtCCACACTAagatgctctgttttttttgttcatgaaCCTCTGTTTCTCATACTATGATGCTCTGTTTTTGTTCATGAACCTCTGTTTCCCAAAACTGAAATTTGATCGTTTGCTTTGAATGTTTGTCATTAAGTGTACACTATCAATGGCTAGATCTGCGGTTGATGAGACATCAGACTCCGGAGCATTTCAAAGAACTGCATCAACGTTCCGTAACTTCGTCTCAAGAGATTCCAATTCTCAGTTTCCAGCTGAATCTGGTAGATACCATCTTTACATATCTTATGCTTGTCCATGGGCTTCTAGATGCATCTCATACTTGAAGATCAAAGGACTTGACGATGCAATAAGCTTCTCGGTTCGTAGACTCAAAGCCCTTTAAAACTGCTTATGTTCATCATGACAGTATTGATTGAATAGTTTCCTTGTTTGGTTTGCATCAGTCTGTTAAACCCATTTGGGGAAGGACCAAGGAAAGTGATGAGCACATGGGATGGGTCTTCCCGGATTCAGACGCTGAGGTTCAAGGAGCTGATCCTGACCATCTTAATGGTGCTAAGAGTGTAAGAGATCTCTATGAGATTGCTAGCCCAAACTACACCGGGAAGTATACTGTTCCTGtaagtcttttttttaaaaattttggcTTCTCAGTGTTTGTTTTTGTAAGTCATCTTGAGTTGGAACTAGATGGTATTTTTCTATGACAGGTTCTGTGGGATAAGAAGCTGAAGACTGTTGTGAACAATGAGAGCGCTGAGATTATCAGGATGTTCAACACCGAGTTCAATCATATTGCTAGAAACCCTGATCTTGATCTTTACCCTTCTCAACTCCAAGCTAAAATCGATGAAGCTAATGAATGGATTTACAGTGGGATTAATAATGGTGTCTATAGGTGCGGTTTTGCAAAGAAACAAGAACCTTACGAGGAGGTAAGTGCTAGAAAGTGTATGAAGCATTAGATAGATGAAAccttttaaaacgtttttttttgttcatctttgTAGGCAGTGCAACAAGTGTATGAAGCATTAGATAGATGCGAGGAGATTCTTGAAAAGCATCGTTACATCTGCGGTAACACTCTGACTGAAACAGATATCAGATTGTTTGTGACACTAATAAGATTTGACGAGGTAAGTGAAACCGACAAGAGCTAAAGAAACACAATTAGGGGaacaagtttttttattttgaaacattgaTGATGCAGGTTTACGCGGTTCACTTCAAATGCAACAAGAAACTCTTAAGAGAGTATCCGAATCTGTTCAACTACACGAAAGACGTATTTCAAGTCCCTGGTATGAGTAGCACCGTGAACATGAATCACATCAAGCAGCATTACTATGGAAGCCACCCTTCGATCAACCCTTTTGGGATCGTCCCTCAGGGGCCAAACATCGATTACTCCTCGCCTCATGATCGACACAGATTCTCCAAATGATAAATAACCAGTCTTTCGCACTTGAGTTCTGTCTTCAGAAGTTTCCAAATAAAGTTTGTCTTTGAATAGCATATactttgagaaaaataaaagccTGATGTTTATCATGTTACAGTTTGCAGACTTGCAGTCTCAGAAGTTGAGACCTGAGACAATGTTGGTCTGATCATAAATAAACTTTTCTTCCGAATACAACATTGCGTTTCCTGAAAATCAAGGCTTCACGTTAGATTTACAATCTTGCTAGAGACCTcgttcataaaaaaatattgtaacaaatttttatttagtttggaAACGATTATCCAATCCTGTAGCTGGTTTGTTTGTCTCCACAGAACTGAAAGTCCAAAACCGGATTTTCCAGCTGCTGTCTCAACCGCGAGCCCTGAGGTTGTAACGCCATGAATTCACATTTTACATCAAATCGACTGTTCTAGAAATTGAATCAGTTCATATTCTCTCCATTTCGTCTACATAACTTCTTTAAGGTCCAAGATCCTGCTGTTTCACGTTTTCTTACGAGAACCAAACATGTAATCTAGAGACTTTTGGAAAGACTAAAATACATAGTAAAAACTTCcgatcaaaaaccaaaataaaggTTGATAAAATGCAACAAATCAGATTCCCTACGGCTAACCTTCAAGAAATACAATTTGACTTCATTAACAAATCACTATAGTttttaccaacaaaaaaaacaaagcatcaATGCTATTAAAACGGCAACATGACGTATTGGTATAGGTGTggtctaactattttaaaataattattaaagtttttttaattatttaagaaaaatattatacaaataaaacacaaatataaaagttaacaatttaaaaaatataaaacaaaaaatatacccaccTTTGGTCAGAATATagttttatctattaaaataaaaatcatgaatttttcatgttgatatttttaaatggaCCATCacttaaaaaatcaaaacattgtGCTTATTAATAAATACACTATTACATATAAACAGTTTGATAACTAATATATTCAACATATGTATCTTTAATattcaacaaatatatttaatcatgatgatttttttaattatagttaatgctattattaattttttatgagTACAGTTTTACGGGTTTTCCAACAAACATGTAAAacatttatcaaatattattatataataatatgttagctatgaaaataaatatatagaaactaaagttaaatattttctaaatattttttaaacataaaatatatacatatccaaactattatttttatgttttatattttcatttgatatactaatttaaattatttatttttgtaacaagttaagaTTTATTAGTTTATACTTTCCAGGAGCACAAGCTATCTTCACTGGGGACACCTTGTTTAGCTTGTCATGTGGTAAACTATTTGAAGGTACACCTAAGCATGTAATGTATAAACAAACACCACTTTCATCTTAGTTACATTTCTTTTGGATTAGCTCATGTGAGTTTCTATGGTATGCAACTTGTTGTTGTGCAGATGCTTGCTTCTCTACAAAGGATCGTTTCTTTACCAGATGACACGAGCATATACTGTGGTCATGAATATACACTGGtctgtttatatttttttggctaCGTCTACTTCTTACTGATAAGTCTACTTGTTGTTGAAAagcttttaactaaaaaaagagaattgacttttattttgattttggttgCAGAGTAATTCAAAGTTTGCCTTGTCTATAGAGCCAAACAACGAAGCACTCCAGTCTTATGCAGCTCATGTTGCAGAACTCCGTCAAAAGAAACTACCTAcggtaaaacaaaaaaaggattCATCATCCTCGTATACTTGCTCAATGTTTCTGGTTAAGCTttggttcttgtttttttaatttctttttacttGGTCAGATTCCGACAACAGTGAAAATGGAGAAAGCTTGTAACCCATTCCTCCGAAGTTCGAATACAGATATTCGTCGGGCGTTAGGCATTTCAGAGACTGCAGATGATGCAGAAGCTTTAGGAGTTATCCGGAAAGCAAAGGATAATTTCAAAGGATAAATTACTTTTGATGTAAACCTTTTACAGTAT contains:
- the LOC130507054 gene encoding probable hydroxyacylglutathione hydrolase 2, chloroplastic; the encoded protein is MLASLQRIVSLPDDTSIYCGHEYTLSNSKFALSIEPNNEALQSYAAHVAELRQKKLPTIPTTVKMEKACNPFLRSSNTDIRRALGISETADDAEALGVIRKAKDNFKG
- the LOC130507053 gene encoding uncharacterized protein LOC130507053, with amino-acid sequence MSYSTILSHNSFLSLATKFTTRGSRQHHRNPLCTLSMARSAVDETSDSGAFQRTASTFRNFVSRDSNSQFPAESGRYHLYISYACPWASRCISYLKIKGLDDAISFSSVKPIWGRTKESDEHMGWVFPDSDAEVQGADPDHLNGAKSVRDLYEIASPNYTGKYTVPVLWDKKLKTVVNNESAEIIRMFNTEFNHIARNPDLDLYPSQLQAKIDEANEWIYSGINNGVYRCGFAKKQEPYEEAVQQVYEALDRCEEILEKHRYICGNTLTETDIRLFVTLIRFDEVYAVHFKCNKKLLREYPNLFNYTKDVFQVPGMSSTVNMNHIKQHYYGSHPSINPFGIVPQGPNIDYSSPHDRHRFSK